A portion of the Pan troglodytes isolate AG18354 chromosome 10, NHGRI_mPanTro3-v2.0_pri, whole genome shotgun sequence genome contains these proteins:
- the PTGES3 gene encoding prostaglandin E synthase 3 isoform X13 has protein sequence MQPASAKWYDRRDYVFIEFCVEDSKDVNVNFEKSKLTFSCLGGSDNFKHLNEIDLFHCIDPNDSKHKRTDRSILCCLRKGESGQSWPRLTKERAKLNWLSVDFNNWKDWEDDSDEDMSNFDRFSEVPFIFDIFT, from the exons GCAGCCTGCTTCTGCAAAGTGGTACGATCGAAGGGACTATGTCTTCATTGAATTTTGTGTTGAAGACAGTAAGGATGTTaatgtaaattttgaaaaatccAAACTTACATTCAG tTGTCTCGGAGGAAGTGATAATTTTAAGCATTTAAATGAAATTGATCTTTTTCACTGTATTGATCCAAAT GATTCCAAGCATAAAAGAACGGACAGATCAATTTTATGTTGTTTACGAAAAGGAGAATCTGGCCAGTCATGGCCAAGGTTAACAAAAGAAAGGGCAAAG CTTAATTGGCTTAGTGTCGACTTCAATAATTGGAAAGACTGGGAAGATGATTCAGATGAAGACATGTCTAATTTTGATCGTTTCTCTGAG
- the PTGES3 gene encoding prostaglandin E synthase 3 isoform X18 — protein sequence MQPASAKWYDRRDYVFIEFCVEDSKDVNVNFEKSKLTFSCLGGSDNFKHLNEIDLFHCIDPNDSKHKRTDRSILCCLRKGESGQSWPRLTKERAKLNWLSVDFNNWKDWEDDSDEDMSNFDRFSEVSSFKWTSPHSKYTVPVYVVNLMWFWAPNGIHDARYFIFKTILRS from the exons GCAGCCTGCTTCTGCAAAGTGGTACGATCGAAGGGACTATGTCTTCATTGAATTTTGTGTTGAAGACAGTAAGGATGTTaatgtaaattttgaaaaatccAAACTTACATTCAG tTGTCTCGGAGGAAGTGATAATTTTAAGCATTTAAATGAAATTGATCTTTTTCACTGTATTGATCCAAAT GATTCCAAGCATAAAAGAACGGACAGATCAATTTTATGTTGTTTACGAAAAGGAGAATCTGGCCAGTCATGGCCAAGGTTAACAAAAGAAAGGGCAAAG CTTAATTGGCTTAGTGTCGACTTCAATAATTGGAAAGACTGGGAAGATGATTCAGATGAAGACATGTCTAATTTTGATCGTTTCTCTGAGGTAAGTTCCTTTAAATGGACCTCTCCCCATTCGAAGTACACGGTACCTGTCTATGTAGTCAATTTAATGTGGTTTTGGGCACCTAATGGTATTCATGATGcacgttattttatttttaagaccatTTTGCGGTCATAG
- the PTGES3 gene encoding prostaglandin E synthase 3 isoform X17, with translation MQPASAKWYDRRDYVFIEFCVEDSKDVNVNFEKSKLTFSCLGGSDNFKHLNEIDLFHCIDPNDSKHKRTDRSILCCLRKGESGQSWPRLTKERAKLNWLSVDFNNWKDWEDDSDEDMSNFDRFSEHDCSS, from the exons GCAGCCTGCTTCTGCAAAGTGGTACGATCGAAGGGACTATGTCTTCATTGAATTTTGTGTTGAAGACAGTAAGGATGTTaatgtaaattttgaaaaatccAAACTTACATTCAG tTGTCTCGGAGGAAGTGATAATTTTAAGCATTTAAATGAAATTGATCTTTTTCACTGTATTGATCCAAAT GATTCCAAGCATAAAAGAACGGACAGATCAATTTTATGTTGTTTACGAAAAGGAGAATCTGGCCAGTCATGGCCAAGGTTAACAAAAGAAAGGGCAAAG CTTAATTGGCTTAGTGTCGACTTCAATAATTGGAAAGACTGGGAAGATGATTCAGATGAAGACATGTCTAATTTTGATCGTTTCTCTGAG catgatTGCAGTAGTTGA
- the PTGES3 gene encoding prostaglandin E synthase 3 isoform X15: MFNLRQPASAKWYDRRDYVFIEFCVEDSKDVNVNFEKSKLTFSCLGGSDNFKHLNEIDLFHCIDPNDSKHKRTDRSILCCLRKGESGQSWPRLTKERAKLNWLSVDFNNWKDWEDDSDEDMSNFDRFSEHDCSS, encoded by the exons GCAGCCTGCTTCTGCAAAGTGGTACGATCGAAGGGACTATGTCTTCATTGAATTTTGTGTTGAAGACAGTAAGGATGTTaatgtaaattttgaaaaatccAAACTTACATTCAG tTGTCTCGGAGGAAGTGATAATTTTAAGCATTTAAATGAAATTGATCTTTTTCACTGTATTGATCCAAAT GATTCCAAGCATAAAAGAACGGACAGATCAATTTTATGTTGTTTACGAAAAGGAGAATCTGGCCAGTCATGGCCAAGGTTAACAAAAGAAAGGGCAAAG CTTAATTGGCTTAGTGTCGACTTCAATAATTGGAAAGACTGGGAAGATGATTCAGATGAAGACATGTCTAATTTTGATCGTTTCTCTGAG catgatTGCAGTAGTTGA
- the PTGES3 gene encoding prostaglandin E synthase 3 isoform X11 translates to MFNLRQPASAKWYDRRDYVFIEFCVEDSKDVNVNFEKSKLTFSCLGGSDNFKHLNEIDLFHCIDPNDSKHKRTDRSILCCLRKGESGQSWPRLTKERAKLNWLSVDFNNWKDWEDDSDEDMSNFDRFSEVPFIFDIFT, encoded by the exons GCAGCCTGCTTCTGCAAAGTGGTACGATCGAAGGGACTATGTCTTCATTGAATTTTGTGTTGAAGACAGTAAGGATGTTaatgtaaattttgaaaaatccAAACTTACATTCAG tTGTCTCGGAGGAAGTGATAATTTTAAGCATTTAAATGAAATTGATCTTTTTCACTGTATTGATCCAAAT GATTCCAAGCATAAAAGAACGGACAGATCAATTTTATGTTGTTTACGAAAAGGAGAATCTGGCCAGTCATGGCCAAGGTTAACAAAAGAAAGGGCAAAG CTTAATTGGCTTAGTGTCGACTTCAATAATTGGAAAGACTGGGAAGATGATTCAGATGAAGACATGTCTAATTTTGATCGTTTCTCTGAG